The window ACTATCTCTATATTCAACTTTATCTCCACCAAAATATATTTTATCATTTGGTTTTTCTGCACCTGTTACTTTACCTACTTCTAAATATCCGTAGTTGTTATAAAAGGTTCCTTCACTTCCATCTAAAGCTACTTCTCCACCTTTTAAAGATTGTAAGCTAATATCTCCCATATCATTGGAAAAAAGAGTTTGTAACTCTCCATTGATATAGGCTCTATTTTTTTCTATATCTCTTTTTAAATCATAAGTTTTTAACTCTAAATCTCCTTGTTTTAGATTTAGACCATTCTTTGATTTCATTGTATTATTAATTAAATCTATTTCAACTTCATCTGTTCCCGCTAGAATAGAACCCTCTCTCTCTTTTTTTAGTTCTACCCCAGAGCTTGATATATCACCTATCACTGGTAACTTATCCAGTCCCAATATAGTCAGTGATACAACTATAAATGCTACCGCTAACCTTATTTTATCTCTCATAACTGAAGTCCTCTCTCCAAACTAAATACTATTAGGTAATTATACCATATTTATAAAATAATTTACATAGGTTTTTCATTTTTCCTACAAAAATAAAAACTGGGGCTGTTGCAATTTTTTAAATGCAACACCCTCAGTCTCCATTATCTTAGCTCATATAATTTTTCTCTAAGTTCTTCTTTGGATTTTAGTCCATTTATTTGACAAATTTTATTCCCTGCATTCATAAACATAGTAACAGGTACACTTGTAATTCCAAATTCAGTAGCTAAATTTGGATTTTCATCTACATTTACCTTAAATATCTTTATACTTTCCTCTTTAGATATAGTTTCTAAAATAGGAGTCATTATTTTACATGGTCCACACCAATCTGCAATGAAGTTTAAAATTATAAGACCTTTTTCATCTTTAATACTTTCACTAAAATTTGTATCATCTAAATTTATTAAAGTATTCAATTTATCCTCCTAATTTCTGAAAATTCTTAATTTTAGTAGTTAGAAGTTGCTCGCTTATAATTTTACCTTAATTTTAAAAAAAATCAAGTATTAATTATAAATTTTTATTAAAATTTGATTTTTTCTAGTCTCTTCTCTAACAGCTTTTATTACAGCTACAGATTTTGAAATATCCCCAATTAAAAGGGCTCCTTTTAATATATCATTTTTAAAGAAGAATTTTTTATACATATCTCTTGTTTCATTATAATCTTCTACAATCTCTGTACAATCAGCTTGACATTTTACCTCACCAATAGAAAGAAGTTGTGTATTCATTCCTTCAAAACTTAGTGGTTGTATTTGCTCAGTATAAACTTTTTCATCTCCACAAATATTTGCTCCAACTATCTTTCCTTGTTCCATAGCTACTTGCCAAAGTCCAATTATTCTTCCATTGTACTCAGCTATATCTCCACAAGCATAAACATCTTTAAGAGATGTTTCCATTCTTTCATTTACTATAATTCCTCTATTTACTTCTATACCACTTGAAATAGCAAACTCTTTATTTGGAGCTATTCCAGCACTTATTATTACAAGCTCAGCTTCAATTTCTTTACCATCTTTTAAAAGAACTTTCTCTACTTTTCCATCTCCAGCAAATCCTTTTATCTCTACTCCAGTTAATATATTAACTCCTGAAGTTTTTATCATTCTCTCTAAAAGAGCACTTCCTTTTTCATCTAATTGTTTAGGTAAAACTCTTGGCATAACCTCTAATACTGTTACATTAGCTCCTAAGTTCTTTATTCCCCAAGCAGCTTCTAATCCAAGAACCCCTCCTCCTATTACAACAACATTTTTACATTTTTTAGCTATCTCTTTTATCTCTAGAGTCTCTTCTAACTCTCTTATAACTTTTACTCCAGCTAATTCTTTATTTTCAAAAGGTGGAACAAAACATCTAGCACCACTTGCTATAACTAAGAAATCATACTTTAATTTTTCTCCATTTGAGATAGTAACTGCTTTCTCTTCACACAAAATAGCAGTAACTTCCTCATTTAACATAACCTTTATATTTCTTTCATCATACCAACTTTGTTTCTTTATCTCCATTCTCTCCATTGGTATATCTGTATCTAATATCTCAGTAAGTCTTGTTCTGTAATATGGTAGATACTTTTCCTTCGAGATTATTGTTATTCTCGCTTTTTTATTTCTTGTACTTATTGTATCGGCAGCATTTACAGCAGCTACTCCACCACCTATAATAATTACATCTACTTCTCTTTCAATAGAGTTAGCAGATACATCTACCTCTACTAATTCAAAAAGCTCTTGACCTACACCACAAACTGGGCAAGTAGCAGGCTTCTTATCATAATCAAATAACTCATCACAAACTGTACATCTCCATTTTTTTACTAACATTATTTCACCTCTTAAATTATCTAAATATCCTTCCCTACAAGATTTTTTTAACCATATTTTATTTACTATTCTTTTCTTTTGCTTCTCTTTCCTCTTTTTCTCTTTCAGCTTGAGATTTATTAACATAGAATGGCTCTAAAGTATATAAATTTTCCTCTTCCATCTCAACAGCTAATTGAGCTGCTAAAACACTTCTTGGAATAGAATTTCCCTTTGAGATAATTATAGCATTTTCTCCCATACTATCTTTTATTACTTTCTCATATACAGTAGCTCCATCTCCACAGAAAATTACTTTCTTATCTTTAACCTCTTCTAAAAGAGTTTTCAGCTCTCCATCTTTATACTCTGTAACTCTCTTAAATCCTTCTTTTTTTTCATAAATTGAGTAATATACTCTCTCTTTTCTGGCATCTAAAAGTGGGATTACAATTCCCTCTCCAGCTTCTATATTTTGAACTAGTAGATCTAATTCATTTATTCCAACTATACTTTTCTTTGTACCATAGCACAATCCCTTAGCTACAGCTACCCCTATTCTTATTCCTGTAAAAGAACCAGGTCCTACAGATACAGCCACCCTATCTACATCTTTTATCGAAAGTTTTGTCATCTTAAATAAATTATCTATCATATTCATTATTACAGCTGAATGATTTACTTTTATATAAAGATTTAATTCTCCAATGACTCCTATTTTATCATCATAAAGAGAAACACTTCCTATCTTAGTAGATGTATCAATTGCTAAAACCAACATAGTTTAACATCTCCCTCTCTTTCTCTTCATTTCCCACATATCTTATTTCAACTTCACGAGTGTTTTCAGTATGGTAGTTAAGTTTCACCTCTATATACTCTTTCGGTAACTCACTCTCTATAATATTTGCCCATTCTATAAGAAGTACTCCACCACTATTTAAATAGTCCTCATACCCTACCTCATATATTTCCTCCGCTTCACCTAAACGATAAACATCAAAATGATATAGTGGTAATCTTCCGTCAAGATATTCTAAGACATAGTTAAATGTTGGGCTTTTAATATTTTCATTAACACCTAATCTCTTTGCAAATTTTTGAGAAAATGTTGTCTTTCCAGTTCCTAAATCTCCTATAAGAGCTATAACTGTATTTTCACTAGAAAAGTCTGCCAACTTCTCCGCTAACAGATTTAACTCCTCAAATGTGAGAACTTTATTCATTTTCTCCTCCCTTTTTTTCATCTTTAAATTGTATCTTTTTTACTATATTAGTAGTTGATTTTCCATCTACAAAAGATAGTATTCTTACTTCTCCACCATTTTTTTCAACTACTGCTGTTTCTGGAAGTTGATCTTTTGTATAATCTCCACCTTTAACATGAATAGATGGCTTTATCTTTTCCAATGTTTCTATTGGAGTTAACTCATCAAATATAAGTGTAAAATCTACAGCTTTCAATCCAGATAACATCTCAGCTCTATCTATCTCATTATTTATAGGTCTAGTAGGACCTTTTAAACTCCTTACAGACTTATCTGAATTTACTCCTACTATAAGAACATCTCCCTGTTTTTTAGCTTCATTTAGATATCTTAAATGTCCAACATGTAAAATATCAAAACAACCATTTGTAAATACAACTTTTTTACCTTGTAATTTTAACTCTTCTATTACTCTTGCTGCTGTCTCTCTACTCAATATCATAATACTACCTCCCATATAGCAAGTTTATTTTCTGTATATATTTTATCATATTTATATAGTGAGTTGCAAATGTTTAAAAATTTGTCTCTACTCTTTCTTTTGTATATAGTTCTATAAACTCATATATAATCTCTGCTGTAAGTCCCCAAATCATCTCTCCTTGAAAATTATAAAAATAGACCTCTCTTTCTCTTCCAGACCATGAACTCCCATATCTAGCTGGTAGCTTTAACTCACTTGTTGAAAAAAGTGGCTTATTTTCTACTCCTATTTTCTCTACTCTTGGAATATTGTTTCTAAAAAAATCTATTGGTACTAAAAGAACTCTTTCAACTTCATTTCTATTATAATTTAACTCCTCTATAGACTCTATATCTATATACCCAGCATAAACTTCTAATATTATTCCATTAGGGCTTACCAACGTTCCAAATTTTCCTAATACCCTTATCTTTTCCTTTGATACCCCTAATTCCTCTATTGTTTCTCTAATAGCTGTATTCTCAGTTGTTTTATCACTCACCTCATATTTTCCACCAGGAAAAGATATCTCCCCTCCCTGTCTTATATGAAGAGCTCTTTTTTCCAATACGATATACTCACTTTTCTCCATTGTTAGTATTCCTATAAAAACTGCTGAATTTATATATCTCTCTTGACCAATTATTCTCTTTTCTCCATCTTGTAATATATTTAATAACTTTTTTTCCACTTCATCACCTTTGTAGTTTTTAAAAAAAAGAAGAAAAATTTCTCTCTTTAATTAGAGGTGAATCTTTCTTCTTTATTACACTTATTTATTTTTTAATTTAAAAGATACTATTTTGTTCCAAATATTCTATCTCCACAATCTCCAAGTCCTGGGTATATATATCCCTCTGCTGTAAGTCCTTGGTC of the Candidatus Fusobacterium pullicola genome contains:
- a CDS encoding CoA pyrophosphatase produces the protein MEKKLLNILQDGEKRIIGQERYINSAVFIGILTMEKSEYIVLEKRALHIRQGGEISFPGGKYEVSDKTTENTAIRETIEELGVSKEKIRVLGKFGTLVSPNGIILEVYAGYIDIESIEELNYNRNEVERVLLVPIDFFRNNIPRVEKIGVENKPLFSTSELKLPARYGSSWSGREREVYFYNFQGEMIWGLTAEIIYEFIELYTKERVETNF
- the rfaE2 gene encoding D-glycero-beta-D-manno-heptose 1-phosphate adenylyltransferase; protein product: MILSRETAARVIEELKLQGKKVVFTNGCFDILHVGHLRYLNEAKKQGDVLIVGVNSDKSVRSLKGPTRPINNEIDRAEMLSGLKAVDFTLIFDELTPIETLEKIKPSIHVKGGDYTKDQLPETAVVEKNGGEVRILSFVDGKSTTNIVKKIQFKDEKKGGENE
- the tsaB gene encoding tRNA (adenosine(37)-N6)-threonylcarbamoyltransferase complex dimerization subunit type 1 TsaB, with amino-acid sequence MLVLAIDTSTKIGSVSLYDDKIGVIGELNLYIKVNHSAVIMNMIDNLFKMTKLSIKDVDRVAVSVGPGSFTGIRIGVAVAKGLCYGTKKSIVGINELDLLVQNIEAGEGIVIPLLDARKERVYYSIYEKKEGFKRVTEYKDGELKTLLEEVKDKKVIFCGDGATVYEKVIKDSMGENAIIISKGNSIPRSVLAAQLAVEMEEENLYTLEPFYVNKSQAEREKEEREAKEKNSK
- the tsaE gene encoding tRNA (adenosine(37)-N6)-threonylcarbamoyltransferase complex ATPase subunit type 1 TsaE; its protein translation is MNKVLTFEELNLLAEKLADFSSENTVIALIGDLGTGKTTFSQKFAKRLGVNENIKSPTFNYVLEYLDGRLPLYHFDVYRLGEAEEIYEVGYEDYLNSGGVLLIEWANIIESELPKEYIEVKLNYHTENTREVEIRYVGNEEKEREMLNYVGFSN
- a CDS encoding FAD-dependent oxidoreductase — protein: MLVKKWRCTVCDELFDYDKKPATCPVCGVGQELFELVEVDVSANSIEREVDVIIIGGGVAAVNAADTISTRNKKARITIISKEKYLPYYRTRLTEILDTDIPMERMEIKKQSWYDERNIKVMLNEEVTAILCEEKAVTISNGEKLKYDFLVIASGARCFVPPFENKELAGVKVIRELEETLEIKEIAKKCKNVVVIGGGVLGLEAAWGIKNLGANVTVLEVMPRVLPKQLDEKGSALLERMIKTSGVNILTGVEIKGFAGDGKVEKVLLKDGKEIEAELVIISAGIAPNKEFAISSGIEVNRGIIVNERMETSLKDVYACGDIAEYNGRIIGLWQVAMEQGKIVGANICGDEKVYTEQIQPLSFEGMNTQLLSIGEVKCQADCTEIVEDYNETRDMYKKFFFKNDILKGALLIGDISKSVAVIKAVREETRKNQILIKIYN
- the traF gene encoding conjugal transfer protein TraF; this encodes MNTLINLDDTNFSESIKDEKGLIILNFIADWCGPCKIMTPILETISKEESIKIFKVNVDENPNLATEFGITSVPVTMFMNAGNKICQINGLKSKEELREKLYELR